In Callospermophilus lateralis isolate mCalLat2 chromosome 19, mCalLat2.hap1, whole genome shotgun sequence, the following are encoded in one genomic region:
- the Sbds gene encoding ribosome maturation protein SBDS yields the protein MSIFTPTNQIRLTNVAVVRMKRAGKRFEIACYKNKVVGWRSGVEKDLDEVLQTHSVFVNVSKGQVAKKEDLISAFGTDDQTEICKQILTKGEVQVSDKERHTQLEQMFRDIATIVADKCVNPETKRPYTVILIERAMKDIHYSVKPNKSTKQQALEVIKQLKEKMKIERAHMRLRFILPVNEGKKLKDKLKPLLKVIESEDYGQQLEIVCLIDPGCFREIDELIKKETKGKGSLEVLNLKDVEEGDEKFE from the exons ATGTCTATCTTCACCCCCACCAACCAGATCCGCCTGACCAACGTGGCGGTGGTTCGCATGAAGCGCGCAGGCAAGCGCTTCGAAATCGCCTGCTACAAGAACAAGGTGGTGGGCTGGCGCAGCGGCGT GGAGAAAGACCTGGACGAGGTCCTGCAGACGCACTCAGTGTTCGTGAACGTCTCTAAAGGCCAGGTCGCTAAGAAGGAAGACCTCATCAGTGCTTTCGGCACCGACGATCAAACGGAAATCTGCAAGCAG attttgacTAAAGGAGAGGTTCAGGTATCTGATAAAGAAAGGCACACACAGCTGGAGCAGATGTTTAGGGACATTGCAACCATCGTGGCAGACAAGTGTGTCAACCCGGAAACAAAGAGACCATACACTGTTATCCTTATTGAGAGAGCCATGAAGGACATCCACTATTCAGTCAAGCCCAATAAGAGTACAAAACAGCAG GCTTTAGAAGTGATAAAGCAGCTGAAGGAAAAGATGAAGATTGAACGTGCTCACATGAGGCTCCGGTTCATTCTTCCAGTGAATGAAGGGAAGAAGCTCAAGGACAAGCTCAAGCCGTTGCTCAAGGTTATAGAAAGCGAAGACTATGGCCAGCAGCTAGAAATT GTGTGTCTGATTGACCCAGGCTGCTTCCGGGAAATTGATGAgctaataaaaaaggaaacaaagggCAAAGGTTCTTTGGAAGTTCTCAATTTGAAAGACGTGGAAGAAGGAGATGAGAAGTTTGAATGA